cacagaggctgctggagcccCAGGCAGCTCCTCATAAAGGGCCTGAGCATGgtcttactcagactcactccctctgagccctAGCACTTGGGTCACTGCCTAAAAGGAAACTGGGACATTTAGGGAGGAACTAACTTATGTGGAATCTAGGAGAGAGCTgtaggggcagctttctcccagacagaagtgctgatAGAGGCCATTGTTCCATAGGCGAGCCCTGAGAGAGAGAGctatgtgagagaggaacatcaatcagttgcctcctacatgcccataCAGGGGATgggacctgcaacctaggtatgtgccgtgaccaggaattTAACATACAAGTTTCTTGTGTAAGgcatgatgctccagccaactgtgTCACCTGGCCAGGCTCCAGAGTTTAGCTGATACCCTTTGATTCCCTCTTTATAGGAGATTAATTCTGTCACATagcaataaatgttaatattacaTTCGGTATTATTTACTAGAATATCATATTTATACTAGAGACACCGTACACGAAATTTGGCCACATgtagggtcccaaggcctggcggtgatcagggccaattggggccttccagctgccagccagggccttcctttgttccacacctccccctggtggtcagtgcacgtcccagtgagcaatcaaactcccaatCTCCTGGTCAACTTCCAAGGGATCaccttgcatattagccttttatatatatagataatacagagaacagagagagaacTCAGTGTTCCCTTTAGCATGGatgattgacatttctttttctcctgtacAATTAAAGGAACGTTTCTTTCAACCACACAATTTGttactggtaatgtctggagtTTCACTGCCATATTTGGGAAAACATTGATCAAGTTTCTTTCATAAAAGAGCAGTAGGATTGCAGGTTATGTCCACACATCACTCGAGCCCCTGCTGGGCTTTGAACAGGGAGGGAGCACGTGAGGGGCCTGAAGGTGGAGCTTCCTGAGCTGTAGGTGGTGAATTTGCTGCTCTGCTGAGGCCCCGCTTCTGGGCCCCTCCAAATGGGGCCAGATCTCCCTTCACACATCGCCTTCTGATGGGGCCTGTGTGCTGTCACTGTCCCAGGTCTCTCAGACCCTGGAAGACCCACACGTGTGCCTCCCATGTCCCCACAAAGCTCTCAGAGCAAAGGGCTTGAATGCTCAACTTTTTGCTGGGGTTCCATCCCCCAACTGGAGTTGAGTCTAAATTGCTTTTTCTCTTGCCAGCACTTGAGTTGtctaaagaaaatgtaaagttaTCCTTTTCCAGACACATCAGTGATTTCAGTTCATGGGTAGGTCTCCCCAGAGTCCAGCTCTGACCCCAGTGACCCCCTGGGTGAACTCCTCTCCACTTTTACACATCATCTGCAGGGTGATTACTTTCAGATTCACATCTGGACACGCCTCTCAACCTCTGGGGGCCTCAGCATATCCACCGGCAGGGttgggtgggcggggggagggagacaggatgATTTCTGACAACACCGCCACCCCCCTCCCATGTCCTGTGGAGGCCAAGTTCccctccaggctggccacagtctcTCCCCCAGAGCTTCCTGTTTGGGTGTcctaggccccaccccagagctggGCACTTCCCTCCCTGACACAGGGACCCGGACCCACTCTGCCCTGCCAGAGGCAGACATggtgcccctgctgctgctgcccctgctgtgggggggtgagtgggctgagggagggggacagggcaggTGGGGAATCAGCAGGGGCTGCCActgagcctctgtcccctcccagggTCCCTGCAGCAGCAGCCGGGCTATGAGCTCCAAGTGCAGGAATCGGTGACGGTGCAGGAGGGTCTGTGTGTCCACGTGCCCTGCTCCTTCTACCCGTGGAGTTTGTGGTCTTCCTCTAGCAAACTCTACACCTACTGGTACCGGGACAGAGACGACACAAATCATAATGCTCCTGTGGCCTCGAGCAATCAGAATAAACCAGCGAAGAGAGAGACTGAAGGCCGATTCTTCCTCACAAACCCCAGGACCAACGACTGTTCCCTGCAAATCAGAGACGCCAGGAGGAGTGACTCAGGACGCTACTTCTTTCGAGTGGAGAAAGAATATCCTAAATATAATTACCAAGGACATTTCCAAGGATATAAGACCCAAGGATATAATTATCAAGATAAGATGCTGCATTTGCAGGTGGCAGGTACGGCAGGGGCCCCGGAGAGGACCCAGGGAAATGGGACCCCGTCTTAGAGCAGGAACAAGACACTGGACACTCCCTGTCCAGGCCTTGGGCCCTGGGTGGTGGGAAGATCACAGGGCCTTGGGAGCTCAGAGGCCCTGAGGCACGAGTCCCACTCAGGATCACACTTTGGGTCCCCAcccctggagcccaggcaccTGCCTTTCTCCTCCGCAGCCCTGACAGAGAAACCCTACATCCGTATTCGGGAGCTGTTGGAGTCTGGCCGCCCCACACAGCTGGCCTGCAGCCTGCCAGGGGCCTGCGAAGGGGGACGACCTCTCACCTTCTCCTGGGCGGGAGCTGCTGTGGACTCGAACCCCCAGACCCTCCGCTCCTCGGTGCTCACCTTCACCCCGAAGCCCCGGGACCATGGCACCAACCTTACCTGTCAGGTCCAAGTCAAAGGATCTTTGGTGGCCACACAGACAACCATCCAGCTCAATGTCTCCTGTGAGTGTTGGAGGGGTGGCTGTGTCCATGGGGACAGTGGAGTgatgcctctgtgtgtgtgtgtgtgtgtgtgtgtgtgtgtgtgtgtgtgtgtgtgtttgtgtgtgtggaggaggctgAGCTAACCTGAGAACACTTCGGCATGGATCTGCATGTAGGTGGGGAGGGGGCCAGAAAGAGAGAACCCCACTTTCCTGGTTCCCACCGCCCCTCCTTCCTTGGGATGGGGTGACTTCCATCTGAAGGGGGGCCCTGTCTTTCTATCCCAGATGCCCCTCAGAACCTCACCATAGGCGTCTCCTTCAGAAACGACCCAGGTAGGAAAGAACCCCTCCTCTCTGGGCTGGGACATGCCCCGGGCCCTggtggggcagaggggggagCAGGAGTTTGAATGGGATCAGACATGGGAAGGGCAAGGATGAAAGTTATCACCCCAGTCCCTCACCTCTGGTGGGTGGGTGCCTGTGTCtgtgttacacacacacataactctctctctctctctctctctctctctctctctctctctctctctctctctctctctctctccctctctgcattTCTCTACCCAAAGCCTTCAAGAATCTACAAACCACTTCCCTTTCCAtcctggagggagaggccctgAGGCTGCGCTGTGGAGCTGACAGCAACCCCCCTGCCGAGCTGAGCTGGTTccgggggtccccaggcctgaaCGCCACCCCCCTCTCCAGCACCGCGATCCTGGAGCTGCCTCGCGTGGGGCCTGCACAGGAAGGAGAGGTCACCTGCCAAGCTCGGCACCCGCTGGGCAACCAAAGGGTCTCTCTCAACCTCTCCGTGGTCTGTGAGTGGGGAGACCCCGGGGGGCAGGACAGCTGGGTTCTGGGGAGATTGGAGGCACCGCTGACCCTTCTCCTCGCTCCCCACAGACCCCCCGCAGCTGCTGGGAccctcctgctcctgggaggaccagggtctgcactgcagctgctcctccagggcccagccggccccctccctgcgctggcggctgggggcggggctgctggagGGGAACCATGGTAATGCGTCCCACGTGGTCACCTCCAGCTCAGAGGGGCCCTGGACCAACAGCTCCCTGAGACTCCAACAGGGGCTCAGTGAGGGACTCAGACTCAGCTGCGAAGCCGGAAATGCGCACGGGGCCCAGAGCGCCTCTGTCCTGCTGCTGCCAGGTCAGGCCTGCTGGGGGCAGAGGCCACGGAGAAAGGAGTGGGTCAGAgagagggtggggctggcggaGGGGGCTGTGGCCTGGACAGGGGTGATTGCTAGGACAGGGCCCTCCATCTCCTGGCTGAACAGACCTACAGTGCATTCTGGGAGGAGTGGGAAGAGGAGAGACTGAGTCCCGGGTGTAGGTGTctcactcccctctcctctgcagGGAAGGCGGTGCCCCAGGCAGGAGTGGTTCCTGCGGCTCTCGGAGGTGCTGGAGCCATGGCCCTGCTGTCCTTGTGCTTGTGTCTTATCTTCTTTTGCATGTGAGCCTCTGGGGCAGGGAGGTGCAGGGCTGAGTACATCAAGATGGGACTGTTTTGAGAGGGCTGGAGGAGGTtgcagctttattgaggtaaaattcccacatatttaaagtgtacaattcaatggcttTTCGTTCAGTCACACAGCTGTGCACCCATCACCACTGTCAATTTTAAAACGTTTCATTTgcttgaaataaaaacaaaacaaaacaacaacaacaacaagcaaaaGAAAACCACATCCCCTGTTAGTTTGTTTCATCCGCTCCCAGCCCTAGGCAGCCACTAACTGCTTCCTGTccgttctggacatttcatataaatggaatcacacaacaCATGGTCCCTTGTGAttgatttctttcacttagcacgatattttctttattataataattattttgtttgttaatcctcatccaagaatattttcccacacatttttagagagagtggatgggagggagggagaatgagagagacggacacagagagagagagggatggagagagagagaaacatcgatgtcaaAAAGACACATTTATAGGGTCCCTCCCTACCAGCCCAGACCAGAGATGGGGGTTGAAACTGCAACCAGGATCGAACTTGGTCCTAGACAAAGAATTGAACCTGTGAatttcagtgtgcaggccaacactctgaccactgagccactggccagagGCATGacattttcaaggttcatgtGTCAGCACTGTATtgctttttatttacaaatatattccaTGGTTTGGATGGGGCACATTTGATTTGTCCGTTCCTTCATTGACGGACATTGGGTTGCTTGGACGTTTTGGCTGCCATGAATCACACTGATGATGGCTCATATACAAGGCTCTGCGTGTGAGAGGCGCCTCGGTGATGAACATTCAGTCCTGGCCAAACCCCTGGGCATCCAGGGGGACAGGGTCCTCACCTGCATGTCAGGAGGGTCCGAGTCTGGCCTCAGGGTCTGGAAGCCTCCGTTGTCCATCAGGGAGTGGGGGCAGCTGCCCATGTGTGCCTGAGCCATTCTATCTGCTGACTTCTCCCCTTAGAGTGAAAGCCCGCAGGAGGCAAGCAGCCGGGAGACCAAAGGTCACGAATGATGAAGAGCCTGCCATGGGCACAGTCACCTGGGTGAGTGACGGGGTGTCTTCTCATGCCGTGTGGGGGCTGGGCATGTCCATTACGGAGCCCACACTGAGCTCCCCGGTGGTCAGCTGGACAGACAGCTGGGAGTTGACTTCTCGTCTTCATTTCCTGGAACCCATGgtcagcctcctgccccaggcacactgaccactgagCCCACCTCACCTCTCTGATAGGCACAGGCCACCAGAACCATCTCCCCAAAACGACTACTTTCTACCCATtttgggcaagttgcttcacctctcctcac
This is a stretch of genomic DNA from Myotis daubentonii chromosome 15, mMyoDau2.1, whole genome shotgun sequence. It encodes these proteins:
- the LOC132216576 gene encoding sialic acid-binding Ig-like lectin 5, producing MVPLLLLPLLWGGSLQQQPGYELQVQESVTVQEGLCVHVPCSFYPWSLWSSSSKLYTYWYRDRDDTNHNAPVASSNQNKPAKRETEGRFFLTNPRTNDCSLQIRDARRSDSGRYFFRVEKEYPKYNYQGHFQGYKTQGYNYQDKMLHLQVAALTEKPYIRIRELLESGRPTQLACSLPGACEGGRPLTFSWAGAAVDSNPQTLRSSVLTFTPKPRDHGTNLTCQVQVKGSLVATQTTIQLNVSYAPQNLTIGVSFRNDPAFKNLQTTSLSILEGEALRLRCGADSNPPAELSWFRGSPGLNATPLSSTAILELPRVGPAQEGEVTCQARHPLGNQRVSLNLSVVYPPQLLGPSCSWEDQGLHCSCSSRAQPAPSLRWRLGAGLLEGNHGNASHVVTSSSEGPWTNSSLRLQQGLSEGLRLSCEAGNAHGAQSASVLLLPGKAVPQAGVVPAALGGAGAMALLSLCLCLIFFCIVKARRRQAAGRPKVTNDEEPAMGTVTWGSQERLGPGRPPDQAPPAEDAPPSGEQQEVYANLSFYEMRTQEPRDPEATSSPEYSEIKRAGK